In the Fusarium oxysporum f. sp. lycopersici 4287 chromosome 9, whole genome shotgun sequence genome, one interval contains:
- a CDS encoding succinate-semialdehyde dehydrogenase — MTQRPFNLFNQDLFHEASYVHGEWVQATSGKTFVITDPGSGIVWATCPDNAAEDVNNAVQSSYRGFLEYRGFTARKRAQLLLEWHRLIADAKEDLAKLLTYETGKPLAEARGEIDYSLGFAWWFAGEAERIQGTIGGVQQCRKKIPWNFPIAMIMRKASAAFAAGCSMIVKPSPETPLSCLALADLATRAGFPAGTFNVLTTSLENTPGLSEALCTHPLVAKVTFTGSTRVGKIVAGLCAQGLKKCTLELGGNCPVIVFDDADIDQAIDQIMTLKWRNAGQACITANRVYVQAGVYEKFAAAFSGKTSKFKTGHGADPANNFGAVTTLVGLQKAESQVKNALENGAKLRTGSGKPLVLSSSGESSQFMEPVVLTGMTQDMQMAKEETFGPVCGLFKFKTEEQVVKWANDTSLGLASYVFTKNSDRLWRLFEDLEAGMIGLNTGNGSAAESPFGGIKQSGYGKESGKDVAVAEYLVEKTGTLTVM; from the exons ATGACGCAGCGACCTTTCAATCTTTTCAACCAGGATCTTTTCCATGAAGCATCATACGTCCACGGAGAATGGGTTCAAGCAACGTCTGGCAAAACCTTTGTCATCACTGATCCCGGCAGCGGCATTGTTTGGGCTACTTGTCCTGATAATGCTGCTGAAGATGTAAACAACGCAGTCCAATCTTCTTACAGGGGATTTCTTGAGTACAGAGGGTTCACTGCACGTAAAAGAGCCCAGCTGCTACTAGAATGGCACCGCTTGATTGCCGACGCTAAAGAAGACCTTGCAAAGCTTCTTACCTACGAAACTGGAAAGCCTCTTGCTGAAGCACGTGGAGAAATCGACTATTCTCTAGGGTTCGCTTGGTGGTTTGCTGGCGAAGCTGAACGAATCCAAGGCACAATTGGGGGCGTCCAGCAATGCAGAAAGAAGA TCCCATGGAACTTCCCTATTGCCATGATTATGAGAAAGGCCAGCGCAGCCTTTGCTGCCGGCTGCTCTATGATTGTCAAACCGTCACCCGAAACGCCTCTGTCTTGCTTGGCCCTAGCGGATCTAGCCACCAGAGCTGGATTCCCAGCAGGCACATTCAACGTCCTAACGACCTCTTTGGAAAATACCCCTGGTCTTTCCGAGGCTTTATGTACTCATCCTTTAGTCGCCAAGGTAACTTTCACCGGCAGCACTAGGGTGGGCAAGATTGTTGCTGGTCTTTGTGCTCAGGGCCTTAAAAAGTGCACACTGGAGCTTGGTGGAAACTGTCCTGTTATTGtctttgatgatgctgaCATTGATCAAGCCATCGACCAGATCATGACATTGAAGTGGAGGAATGCGGGCCAAGCATGTATTACGGCAAACCGAGTATATGTTCAAGCCGGCGTCTACGAGAAATTTGCCGCTGCCTTCTCTGGGAAGACCAGCAAGTTCAAGACAGGTCACGGCGCTGATCCCGCCAATAACTTCGGAGCCGTCACTACGCTTGTCGGTCTTCAAAAGGCTGAATCACAGGTCAAGAATGCTCTTGAAAACGGGGCTAAGCTCAGAACTGGATCTGGAAAACCACTTGTGTTATCTTCCTCGGGAGAGAGCAGCCAGTTCATGGAGCCGGTTGTTCTTACTGGAATGACACAGGATATGCAGATGGCCAAAGAAGAGACATTTGGTCCAGTTTGTGGCCTTTTCAAGTTCAAAACAGAAGAACAGGTTGTCAAGTGGGCCAATGACACTAGCCTGGGTCTTGCAAGTTATGTCTTTACCAAAAACTCGGACCGTTTGTGGAGGTTGTTTGAGGATCTAGAGGCAGGCATGATCGGCTTA AATACAGGAAATGGCTCTGCCGCGGAGAGTCCCTTTGGAGGCATCAAGCAATCCGGTTACGGAAAGGAAAGTGGCAAAGATGTTGCTGTAGCAGaatatcttgttgagaaaACTGGGACTTTGACAGTCATGTGA